From Streptomyces mirabilis, a single genomic window includes:
- the chrA gene encoding chromate efflux transporter, which yields MSAGTRPGRDSTGDESSVRGKALGTTTELSAAPQAGFPAVLRYFLRLGTLGFGGPIAVVGYMQRDLVEQRGWLAKQDFLDGVALGQTMPGPLAAQVAMWVGYLRRGALGAAATALAFIAPSFAMVVAVAAVYSHYAGLPVVQSLFYGIAPAVMAIITIAAYKLIKITDGKDWRAWTISATVFTVTAVTGKEPVYLIVAAGLLLILFDARPTSWRRRRRIPPADSTGLKALTVLPVAAAGSLGATASGGTLASLGLFFLKTGALVFGSGLAIVPLLREGVVAQHHWLTQAQFLDAVAIGLITPGPVVITAAFIGYLVAGPVGALVAAVAIFTPIYLGVVVPGRWFTRHRDNRQIKAFVTGATAAAAGALSGAVVVLTRQAVTNLTTAAIALVTLALLWRFKKIPEPYVVVAAGMLGVLLH from the coding sequence ATGAGCGCCGGTACACGTCCAGGCAGAGACAGCACCGGGGACGAAAGCAGCGTCCGCGGCAAGGCCCTCGGCACCACGACCGAACTCTCGGCCGCGCCGCAGGCCGGCTTCCCCGCGGTGCTGCGGTACTTCCTGCGGCTGGGCACACTCGGCTTCGGCGGACCCATCGCGGTCGTCGGCTACATGCAGCGCGACCTCGTCGAGCAGCGCGGCTGGCTGGCCAAACAGGACTTCCTGGACGGCGTCGCCCTGGGCCAGACCATGCCCGGCCCGCTGGCCGCCCAGGTCGCCATGTGGGTCGGCTACCTGCGCCGCGGAGCACTGGGCGCCGCCGCCACCGCGCTGGCCTTCATCGCCCCGTCGTTCGCGATGGTCGTCGCCGTCGCGGCGGTCTACTCGCACTACGCGGGCCTTCCCGTCGTACAGTCCCTCTTCTACGGCATCGCCCCCGCCGTGATGGCGATCATCACCATCGCCGCCTACAAACTCATCAAGATCACCGACGGCAAGGACTGGCGGGCCTGGACGATCAGCGCCACGGTGTTCACGGTCACCGCCGTCACCGGCAAGGAACCCGTCTACCTCATCGTCGCCGCCGGCCTCCTCCTGATCCTCTTCGACGCCCGCCCCACCAGTTGGCGTCGGCGCCGCCGCATACCGCCCGCCGACAGCACCGGCCTGAAGGCTCTGACCGTGCTGCCAGTGGCGGCCGCCGGCAGCCTGGGTGCCACGGCCTCAGGCGGGACCCTGGCCTCGCTGGGCTTGTTCTTCCTCAAGACCGGTGCCCTGGTCTTCGGCTCCGGCCTGGCGATCGTGCCGCTGCTGCGCGAAGGCGTGGTCGCCCAACACCACTGGCTCACCCAAGCCCAGTTCCTCGACGCCGTCGCCATAGGCCTGATAACCCCGGGCCCGGTCGTCATCACCGCCGCTTTCATCGGCTACCTGGTCGCCGGCCCTGTCGGTGCCCTCGTCGCCGCCGTGGCGATCTTCACGCCGATCTACCTCGGCGTTGTCGTCCCCGGCCGCTGGTTCACCCGCCATCGCGACAACCGCCAGATCAAGGCGTTCGTCACCGGTGCCACCGCGGCGGCGGCCGGCGCCCTGTCCGGCGCCGTGGTGGTTCTGACCCGGCAGGCCGTCACCAATCTCACGACCGCCGCCATCGCCCTGGTCACCCTCGCCCTGCTGTGGCGGTTCAAGAAGATCCCCGAACCCTACGTCGTGGTCGCTGCCGGAATGCTGGGCGTCCTCCTGCACTGA
- a CDS encoding chromate resistance protein ChrB domain-containing protein, with the protein MKWATRAGIHIDRAACSWLIRRHVDKEAEFVFVTDPAQVPEHATPFDMRGVDLGHHGGDCSFETILRRYELTDPVLWKLAEIVHEADLDDERYDAPEAPGLDVALRGLSMICDDERVLELTGPLFDGLYEYHRRAGLLGREPS; encoded by the coding sequence ATGAAGTGGGCAACCCGCGCCGGAATCCACATCGACCGCGCTGCCTGTTCCTGGTTGATCCGCCGCCACGTCGACAAGGAGGCGGAGTTCGTCTTCGTCACCGACCCCGCCCAGGTCCCCGAGCACGCGACGCCGTTCGACATGCGCGGCGTGGACCTCGGCCACCACGGCGGGGACTGCTCCTTCGAGACGATCCTGCGCCGCTACGAACTCACCGACCCGGTGCTGTGGAAGCTTGCCGAGATCGTGCACGAGGCCGACCTCGACGACGAACGCTACGACGCCCCCGAAGCACCGGGGTTGGACGTCGCCCTGCGCGGCCTGTCCATGATCTGCGACGACGAACGCGTCCTCGAACTGACCGGCCCGCTCTTCGACGGCCTGTACGAATACCACCGCCGCGCCGGCCTCCTGGGACGGGAACCGTCATGA
- a CDS encoding Chromate resistance protein ChrB: MPADRAVRDPGEWMLLSYRMPREPSTPRIAVWRKLKRLGVAQLSDGLVALPADARTREQLEWIADEAIEAGGTASIWLARPATLTQERELATGMADARAAEYQSVIDQAAQATASGANTTTAVRRLRAELRRIGRRDFFPPPERDRAHAAVRTLADEPATPDGSETDEPSQPQTDGVGDVPLETTHHQEEKS, encoded by the coding sequence ATGCCCGCTGACCGGGCCGTACGCGATCCGGGCGAGTGGATGCTGTTGTCCTACCGGATGCCCCGGGAGCCCTCCACGCCCCGCATCGCCGTGTGGCGCAAGCTGAAGCGGCTGGGTGTCGCCCAGCTCTCCGACGGACTGGTCGCACTGCCCGCCGACGCCCGTACCCGCGAGCAGCTGGAGTGGATCGCGGACGAAGCGATCGAGGCGGGCGGCACCGCCTCGATCTGGCTCGCCCGGCCCGCGACGCTCACGCAGGAACGGGAACTGGCCACCGGCATGGCGGACGCCCGCGCCGCCGAATACCAGAGCGTCATCGACCAGGCCGCCCAAGCCACGGCGAGCGGCGCGAACACCACCACGGCCGTGCGGCGACTCCGCGCCGAGCTGCGCCGCATCGGCCGCCGCGACTTCTTCCCGCCACCCGAACGCGACCGGGCCCACGCCGCCGTACGCACCCTGGCCGACGAACCCGCCACGCCCGACGGGTCCGAGACCGATGAGCCGAGCCAGCCCCAGACCGACGGCGTCGGCGACGTACCGCTGGAGACCACACACCACCAGGAGGAAAAATCATGA
- a CDS encoding sensor histidine kinase produces MKRIPLRIRLTAIFAAAMALVLAGAGYVTLSRFREAQTEYGTATGVAREAQQAALDDLARELATALPIVFVLATVGAYLLAAAALRPVERMRTQAAAVTEDTPGRRLDVPPSRDEIARLAATLNDMLARLQAALDRERLFVADAGHELRTPLSLLRTEIELALRHPRDATELRAALVSALEETVRLVQLTEDLLLLARTDHRDSSPAAAGTTVGDLEPVLHRVADRLRNGAADRPVVVDCPTGLTAMIPEDRLERAVTNLLRNAQQHAMGPIELTAHPHGGQVRIQVRDHGPGFPPDFLPHAFDRFTQADRARATTGTGLGLAITAAIARSCGGDYGAANHPEGGATVWITLPSKLS; encoded by the coding sequence ATGAAGCGCATCCCACTGCGCATCCGCCTCACCGCGATCTTCGCCGCGGCGATGGCCCTGGTCCTGGCCGGAGCCGGCTATGTCACCCTCAGCCGCTTCCGTGAGGCGCAGACCGAGTACGGCACGGCCACCGGTGTGGCCCGCGAGGCCCAACAGGCAGCCCTCGACGACCTGGCGCGTGAGCTGGCGACCGCGCTGCCCATCGTTTTCGTACTGGCGACCGTCGGCGCCTACCTGCTGGCCGCAGCCGCGCTGCGGCCAGTGGAACGCATGCGCACCCAGGCCGCCGCCGTCACCGAGGACACCCCCGGCCGGCGCCTCGACGTGCCGCCCAGCCGCGACGAGATCGCCCGCCTCGCCGCCACGCTCAACGACATGCTGGCCCGGCTGCAGGCCGCCCTGGACCGCGAACGCCTCTTCGTGGCCGACGCCGGCCACGAACTGCGCACCCCGCTCAGCCTGTTGCGCACCGAGATCGAACTCGCCCTGCGCCACCCACGCGACGCCACCGAACTGCGCGCCGCACTCGTCTCCGCCCTTGAGGAGACCGTACGACTGGTCCAGCTCACCGAAGACCTGCTGCTCCTCGCCCGCACCGATCACCGGGACAGCTCCCCCGCCGCGGCCGGCACGACGGTAGGTGACCTGGAGCCCGTACTGCACCGGGTGGCCGATCGCCTGCGCAACGGCGCGGCCGACCGGCCGGTCGTCGTCGACTGCCCCACCGGCCTGACGGCCATGATCCCCGAGGACCGGCTGGAGCGCGCGGTGACGAACCTCCTCCGCAACGCCCAGCAGCACGCCATGGGCCCCATCGAGCTGACCGCTCACCCGCACGGCGGTCAGGTGCGCATCCAGGTCCGCGACCACGGCCCCGGCTTCCCGCCCGACTTCCTGCCGCACGCCTTCGACCGGTTCACCCAGGCCGACCGCGCCCGCGCCACCACCGGCACCGGTCTCGGCCTGGCCATCACCGCCGCCATCGCCCGCTCGTGCGGTGGTGACTACGGCGCCGCCAACCACCCCGAGGGAGGCGCAACCGTGTGGATCACACTCCCCTCCAAATTGTCGTAA
- a CDS encoding response regulator transcription factor produces MRILVVEDEPKMRGLLRRALSEEGYAVDAAGDGPQALALTAVAAFDAMVLDVMLPGLDGFGVCATLRRQGNWLPVLMLTAKDTVADRVHGLDGGADDYLTKPFSLEELLARLRALIRRGPVERPAVLTAGDLSLDPATRTVRRGTEEITLTAKEYALLEALMRRPGTVLTRAMLVEHCWDLGTSPGSNVVDAHIKALRGKIDRPYGTQAVETVRGAGYRLRRDGGRPSGGAVGARDTDCRTP; encoded by the coding sequence ATGCGGATTCTGGTGGTCGAGGACGAGCCCAAGATGCGGGGTCTGCTGCGCCGGGCCCTGTCCGAGGAGGGGTACGCCGTCGATGCCGCCGGCGACGGGCCGCAGGCACTCGCTCTGACGGCCGTGGCCGCGTTCGACGCCATGGTGCTGGACGTGATGCTGCCCGGCCTGGACGGCTTCGGCGTCTGCGCCACGCTACGGCGGCAGGGGAACTGGCTGCCCGTGCTGATGCTGACCGCAAAGGACACGGTCGCCGACCGCGTGCACGGCCTGGACGGCGGAGCGGACGACTACCTCACCAAACCGTTCAGCCTGGAAGAACTGCTCGCCCGGCTGCGGGCCCTGATCCGCCGCGGCCCCGTCGAGCGACCCGCGGTCCTCACCGCCGGCGACCTGAGTCTGGACCCGGCCACCCGCACCGTACGACGCGGCACGGAGGAGATCACCCTGACCGCCAAGGAGTACGCGCTCCTGGAGGCCCTGATGCGCCGCCCCGGCACCGTCCTGACCCGCGCGATGCTGGTGGAGCACTGCTGGGACCTGGGCACCAGCCCCGGCTCCAACGTGGTCGACGCCCACATCAAGGCGCTTCGCGGCAAGATCGACCGCCCCTACGGCACCCAGGCCGTCGAGACCGTGCGCGGTGCCGGATACCGGCTGCGACGCGACGGCGGGCGTCCGAGCGGTGGCGCCGTCGGTGCTCGCGACACCGACTGCCGAACGCCATGA
- a CDS encoding DUF1259 domain-containing protein: MSPRSRMKPVAGTAAALLLAAGSGLLAGCGSDSRDNAAGGTHVVAAQAARHVRPQPPVQTTEADWKPVADTLGRTGTLMGNTVYRVPLPRKDLTVTTQGVTVKPGLSLGGYAAFAKYRHETMLMGDLVVTETELPKVTDALQAAGIEQTALHKHLLQQSPAIWWTHIHAMGDPVKLAQGVKAALAATSIPPASPPPATQPPIALDTAGIDKALGRKGTADGGIYKFSIARNETITDGTHVLPPAFGITTGINFQPLGDNKAAINGDFVMTAPEVQKVIQALRKGNIDIVELHNHSLNDQPRLFYMHFWATADGVTLAKALRPALDATNLVPPTT; encoded by the coding sequence ATGTCACCCCGTTCGCGCATGAAGCCGGTCGCAGGGACAGCAGCCGCCCTCCTTCTGGCGGCGGGCTCCGGCCTGCTGGCAGGGTGCGGCAGTGATTCGAGAGACAACGCCGCTGGCGGTACGCACGTGGTCGCGGCCCAGGCCGCCCGGCACGTCAGGCCGCAGCCGCCCGTGCAGACCACGGAGGCGGACTGGAAGCCGGTCGCCGACACCCTCGGCCGCACCGGCACACTGATGGGCAACACCGTCTACCGCGTCCCGCTGCCCCGCAAGGACCTCACCGTCACCACCCAGGGGGTGACCGTGAAGCCGGGCCTGTCGCTCGGCGGGTACGCGGCCTTCGCCAAGTACCGTCACGAGACGATGCTCATGGGCGACCTGGTCGTCACCGAGACCGAACTGCCCAAGGTCACCGACGCGCTGCAGGCCGCCGGGATCGAGCAGACCGCGCTGCACAAGCACCTGCTCCAGCAGTCCCCGGCGATCTGGTGGACGCACATCCACGCCATGGGCGACCCGGTGAAGCTCGCGCAGGGGGTCAAGGCCGCGCTGGCCGCGACTTCCATCCCGCCGGCCTCGCCGCCCCCGGCCACCCAACCGCCCATCGCCCTGGACACCGCCGGCATCGACAAGGCGCTCGGCCGCAAGGGCACCGCGGACGGCGGCATCTACAAGTTCTCCATCGCCCGCAACGAGACCATCACCGACGGCACGCACGTGCTGCCTCCCGCCTTCGGTATCACCACCGGCATCAACTTCCAGCCGCTGGGTGACAACAAGGCCGCCATCAACGGCGACTTCGTCATGACCGCACCCGAGGTGCAGAAGGTCATCCAGGCGCTGCGCAAGGGCAACATCGACATCGTCGAGCTCCACAACCACTCTCTCAACGACCAGCCCCGCCTGTTCTACATGCACTTCTGGGCCACCGCCGACGGCGTCACCCTCGCCAAGGCCCTGCGCCCCGCCCTGGACGCCACCAACCTCGTCCCGCCCACCACCTGA
- a CDS encoding ABC transporter ATP-binding protein — protein sequence MDASAPAFALEQVTVRRGAATLLDAVTCRIPASACTALVGPSGAGKTTLLRLLNRLEEPVSGTVTFQGRLLPDWDVLTLRRQVTLVGQQPVLLTDTVLDDLRVGRRDLDEPRAAALLERVHLSAAYLHRATVGLSGGEAQRVCLARALAVNPQALLLDEPTSALDAVGAATVERVVRELAVDGLTVVLVSHNTAQARRVSDQVLVLDSGRLVEQGHAHHVGYLKEGA from the coding sequence GTGGACGCAAGCGCTCCCGCGTTCGCCCTGGAGCAGGTCACGGTGCGACGGGGCGCCGCGACCCTGCTGGACGCGGTGACCTGCCGCATCCCCGCCTCGGCCTGCACCGCGCTGGTCGGGCCGAGCGGTGCGGGCAAGACCACCCTGCTGCGGCTGCTCAACCGTCTGGAAGAACCCGTGAGCGGAACCGTGACGTTCCAGGGCCGCCTGCTCCCCGACTGGGACGTCCTCACGCTGCGTCGCCAGGTCACCCTCGTCGGCCAGCAGCCCGTACTGCTCACCGACACCGTCCTGGACGACCTGCGCGTCGGCCGACGCGATCTGGACGAACCCCGAGCAGCGGCACTGCTTGAACGCGTCCACCTGTCCGCCGCCTACCTCCACCGTGCGACCGTGGGCCTGTCGGGCGGTGAAGCCCAACGCGTTTGCCTGGCACGGGCGCTCGCCGTCAATCCGCAGGCACTGCTACTGGACGAGCCCACCTCCGCCCTCGACGCGGTCGGCGCCGCGACCGTCGAACGGGTCGTACGGGAGCTGGCTGTCGACGGTCTGACCGTCGTCCTGGTCAGCCACAACACCGCGCAGGCCCGCCGCGTGAGCGACCAGGTCCTCGTCCTCGACAGCGGACGACTCGTCGAACAGGGCCACGCACACCACGTCGGCTACCTCAAGGAGGGCGCATGA
- a CDS encoding ABC transporter permease — protein MNPAVPTWAGVAASAALVVLAAAVAWRGRLHLTRDIAVAGVRAGLQLAAVGAILLLVFRHTGLAGAIGWLAVMVLIAGRVGARRAPGLPRALATATAAVAVGTAATLGTLLALGVIATQARVVIPVGGMVVSGAMQATSLALTRLCDEARTARPAIEARLSLGLAAADAFAPHQRTIVRTALIPAIDSTKTVGIISLPGAMTGLILAGVDPLTAIRYQIVVMYMLLAAAALAAVTAARLGERALFDDAHRLRPLTAEPQEARR, from the coding sequence ATGAACCCCGCCGTCCCCACCTGGGCAGGCGTGGCCGCCTCCGCCGCGCTGGTCGTTCTCGCTGCCGCCGTCGCTTGGCGCGGACGCCTACACCTGACCCGCGACATCGCCGTCGCGGGCGTCCGTGCGGGGCTGCAGCTGGCCGCAGTCGGCGCCATCCTGCTGCTGGTCTTCCGTCACACCGGACTGGCCGGAGCCATCGGCTGGCTCGCGGTCATGGTGCTCATCGCCGGCCGGGTCGGCGCCCGTCGCGCCCCCGGTCTGCCCCGGGCCCTGGCCACGGCCACCGCCGCGGTCGCCGTCGGCACCGCCGCGACCCTCGGCACCCTCCTCGCCCTGGGCGTGATCGCGACCCAGGCCCGGGTGGTGATCCCCGTCGGGGGCATGGTCGTCTCCGGCGCCATGCAGGCCACCTCCCTGGCGCTGACCCGGCTGTGCGACGAGGCCCGCACCGCTCGGCCCGCCATCGAGGCCCGTCTCAGCCTCGGCCTCGCGGCGGCGGACGCGTTCGCCCCGCACCAGCGCACCATCGTGCGCACCGCGCTGATCCCCGCGATCGACTCCACCAAGACCGTCGGCATCATCAGCCTGCCCGGCGCCATGACCGGCCTCATCCTCGCCGGAGTCGACCCGCTCACCGCCATCCGCTACCAGATCGTCGTGATGTACATGCTGCTCGCCGCTGCCGCTCTTGCCGCCGTGACCGCCGCCCGCCTCGGCGAACGCGCCCTGTTCGACGACGCCCACCGCCTCCGCCCGCTGACTGCCGAACCCCAGGAGGCCCGCCGATGA
- a CDS encoding YncE family protein has translation MTPLPRRRVLLVLAAALLLAAAGVVAGVLLTRTSEPPRRALPLQRVGELALPGDSSRFDYASLDSGRGLLFIAHLGASEVIEVDVHTGHVVRTITGLPDVHGVLVVPALHRVYATATGADEMVTLDENSGAVLHRTPTGAYPDGLAYDPVRGTVWTTNESGGSETVIDAATGTVRGTVDLGGDAGNVAYDPVGGGQILVDVQSRNQLAVIDPVTLVITRRIPLPGCDHDHGLALAPDDRLAFVACDGNARLLTVDLTTRRITGTDAVGSDPDVLAYDSAAHRLYVAAESGWLTVLDSHDHRLTVSGRAHLADGAHVVAVDPTTHRSYYPVPHGSGGHPALLTYRPVP, from the coding sequence ATGACCCCCCTCCCACGACGCCGGGTCCTCCTCGTCCTGGCCGCCGCCCTGCTCCTCGCCGCAGCCGGAGTGGTGGCCGGCGTGCTGCTGACCCGGACCTCCGAGCCGCCCCGCCGCGCCCTCCCCCTGCAGCGCGTCGGTGAACTGGCCCTGCCCGGCGACAGCTCCCGTTTCGACTACGCCAGCCTCGACTCCGGCCGCGGCCTGCTCTTCATCGCCCACCTCGGCGCGAGCGAAGTCATCGAGGTCGACGTGCACACCGGCCATGTCGTACGCACCATCACCGGGCTGCCCGACGTGCACGGCGTCCTGGTCGTCCCCGCCCTGCACCGCGTGTACGCGACCGCGACGGGCGCCGACGAGATGGTCACTCTGGACGAGAACAGCGGCGCCGTCCTGCACCGCACGCCCACCGGCGCGTACCCGGACGGCCTCGCCTACGACCCCGTACGCGGCACGGTGTGGACCACCAACGAATCCGGCGGCTCGGAAACCGTCATCGACGCCGCCACCGGCACCGTGCGCGGCACGGTCGACCTCGGTGGCGACGCGGGCAACGTCGCCTACGACCCCGTGGGCGGCGGCCAGATCCTCGTCGACGTCCAGAGCCGCAACCAACTCGCGGTCATCGACCCCGTCACGCTGGTCATCACGCGCCGGATCCCGCTGCCCGGCTGCGACCACGACCACGGTCTGGCCCTCGCCCCCGACGACCGGCTCGCCTTCGTCGCCTGCGACGGCAACGCCCGCCTGCTCACCGTGGACCTCACCACCCGTCGGATCACCGGTACCGACGCGGTCGGCTCCGACCCCGACGTCCTCGCCTACGACTCCGCCGCGCATCGCCTCTACGTCGCCGCGGAATCCGGCTGGCTCACCGTCCTGGACAGCCACGACCACCGCCTGACGGTCTCCGGCCGCGCCCACCTCGCCGACGGCGCCCACGTCGTCGCCGTCGACCCCACGACCCACCGCAGCTACTACCCGGTGCCCCACGGCAGCGGCGGCCACCCGGCCCTCCTCACTTACCGGCCCGTACCCTGA
- a CDS encoding permease — protein sequence MVVGGVALITIGIAATMVGPIIAIQLYTPAVAAWWTVFTAVVVQGVPFLLLGTVVSAAIGAFVPERVFTKVLPRNPALAVPVAGVAGVVLPGCECASVPVADSLMRRGVAPAAALAFLLSAPAINPVVLVATSIAFPGQPAMVLGRLVASLATAVVMGWLWVRFGREEWLRPPKRLTGSGVPKTGWGRLLEFRAGLQHDFLHSGGFLVLGAAAAATFNIAVPRSVLDLFTGSGWLSVLLLAVLAVVLCVCSEADAFVAASLSGFSPMARLAFMVVGPMVDLKLIALQAGTFGRAFAVRFSAATWVVAVVSSVLVGWWLL from the coding sequence ATGGTGGTGGGCGGCGTCGCGCTGATCACGATCGGTATCGCTGCCACCATGGTGGGGCCGATCATCGCGATCCAGCTCTACACCCCGGCCGTGGCCGCTTGGTGGACGGTGTTCACGGCCGTGGTGGTGCAGGGCGTTCCGTTCCTGCTGCTGGGCACGGTGGTGTCGGCGGCGATCGGGGCCTTCGTGCCCGAGCGGGTCTTCACCAAGGTGCTGCCACGCAACCCGGCGCTCGCCGTCCCTGTTGCGGGCGTCGCCGGTGTCGTACTGCCGGGGTGCGAGTGTGCGTCCGTGCCGGTGGCCGACAGCCTGATGCGGCGTGGTGTCGCGCCGGCTGCCGCGCTCGCGTTTCTTCTCTCCGCGCCCGCGATCAATCCGGTCGTGCTGGTCGCGACCTCCATCGCCTTCCCCGGGCAGCCCGCGATGGTGCTCGGCCGACTCGTCGCCTCGCTCGCCACGGCCGTCGTCATGGGCTGGTTGTGGGTCAGGTTCGGGCGCGAGGAGTGGTTGCGGCCACCGAAGCGGCTTACGGGGTCCGGGGTACCGAAGACGGGATGGGGGCGGCTGCTCGAATTCCGGGCCGGGCTGCAGCACGACTTCCTGCATTCGGGCGGGTTCCTGGTCCTGGGCGCGGCGGCCGCGGCGACGTTCAACATCGCCGTGCCGCGGTCGGTGCTGGATCTGTTCACCGGGTCGGGCTGGCTGTCGGTGCTGCTGCTGGCCGTGCTCGCGGTGGTGCTGTGCGTGTGCTCCGAGGCGGACGCGTTCGTGGCGGCCTCGCTGAGCGGGTTCTCGCCGATGGCGCGGCTCGCGTTCATGGTGGTCGGGCCGATGGTCGACCTGAAGCTCATCGCGCTTCAGGCGGGGACGTTCGGGCGGGCCTTCGCGGTCAGGTTCTCGGCGGCCACGTGGGTCGTCGCGGTGGTGAGCAGTGTGCTTGTTGGGTGGTGGTTGTTGTGA
- a CDS encoding TIGR03943 family putative permease subunit yields the protein MLLVLSGVAVLRISLFSDLYLRYVQAGLRPYLIVSGVLLLVVGIAGAVLIKWWAPDAYEHDGGREHDAGHGDDEHEHGHDHSRGPRVAWLLMVPVAVLLLFPPPALGSYSADREAAKYAAQGIGKFSALPKGEPVDLTLSQFSSRAIYDSAKTLKGRTVRMIGFVTKDDDGTWYLTRLLISCCAADARADKVEIRAADAPPADSWVTVTGTWHPRGKLGSDAAWPPALDARSVKHIKKPESPYEKR from the coding sequence TTGTTGCTGGTTCTGAGCGGTGTCGCGGTTCTGCGGATCTCGCTGTTCAGCGATCTGTATCTGCGGTACGTGCAGGCAGGGCTGCGGCCCTACCTGATCGTCTCTGGAGTGTTGCTGCTCGTCGTGGGGATCGCCGGTGCCGTCCTCATCAAGTGGTGGGCTCCGGACGCGTATGAGCACGACGGTGGCCGCGAGCACGATGCTGGTCACGGGGACGACGAGCATGAGCACGGCCACGATCACAGCCGTGGCCCGCGAGTCGCCTGGCTCCTGATGGTCCCGGTCGCCGTCCTCCTCCTCTTCCCGCCGCCCGCCCTCGGCTCGTACAGCGCCGATCGCGAGGCCGCGAAGTACGCCGCCCAGGGCATCGGCAAGTTCAGCGCCCTCCCGAAGGGCGAACCGGTCGACCTCACCCTCAGCCAGTTCAGCTCCCGTGCCATCTATGACAGTGCCAAGACGCTGAAGGGCCGTACGGTCCGGATGATCGGGTTCGTCACCAAGGACGACGACGGCACCTGGTATCTGACCCGGCTCCTCATCTCCTGCTGCGCGGCCGACGCCCGCGCCGACAAGGTGGAGATCCGCGCCGCCGACGCCCCGCCAGCCGACAGTTGGGTGACGGTCACCGGTACCTGGCACCCCAGGGGCAAGCTCGGTTCGGACGCGGCGTGGCCGCCAGCGCTCGACGCCCGCAGCGTCAAGCACATCAAGAAGCCCGAGAGCCCTTACGAGAAGCGGTAG
- a CDS encoding FAD-dependent oxidoreductase, whose protein sequence is MSTTVVVIGAGPYGLSTAAHLTARGLHVRVFGSPMASWAENMPAGMLLKSPPSASMLSAPESGFMLDDYCRQAGETRLAGHDQVPVEMFVRYGRWFAEQLVPEVEDVRVLGVDRQADGFHLKLASGEELRATAVVVASGMDGFAYVPEPLTGLVPDGLVSHSSQHAGLAGFAGRDVLVVGAGQSAQESAALLHEAGARVRLLARARDLVFGAGPTPGPHWQPDTPLGRSWALYAVVHQAAAFRFLPEATRLRLVRRVLGPFGSWWLKPRLDGVVPMRLGERITGARRDGDGVTLTTRGGDGRTHTMETGHVLTATGYRVSLDALDFVAPELRAELARTGGFPRLDAGLQSSVPGLYFTGIQAAATFGPLMRFTCGTQFAAPRLAAALAARL, encoded by the coding sequence ATGTCCACGACCGTCGTCGTGATCGGGGCGGGCCCGTACGGCCTGTCCACCGCCGCGCATCTCACAGCGCGCGGCTTGCACGTCAGGGTCTTCGGCTCGCCGATGGCGAGCTGGGCCGAGAACATGCCCGCGGGCATGCTGCTGAAGTCGCCGCCGAGCGCATCGATGCTGTCGGCGCCGGAGTCCGGGTTCATGCTGGACGACTACTGCCGGCAGGCGGGGGAGACCCGGTTGGCCGGGCACGATCAGGTGCCGGTCGAGATGTTCGTACGATACGGGCGGTGGTTCGCCGAGCAGCTGGTGCCCGAGGTCGAGGACGTCCGGGTCCTCGGCGTCGACCGGCAGGCCGACGGCTTCCACCTCAAGCTCGCCTCCGGCGAGGAGTTGCGGGCCACCGCTGTGGTGGTGGCCAGCGGCATGGACGGCTTCGCGTACGTGCCGGAGCCGCTGACCGGTCTTGTCCCCGACGGGCTCGTCTCGCACAGTTCCCAGCATGCCGGCCTCGCCGGGTTCGCCGGGCGGGACGTTCTGGTCGTCGGCGCAGGGCAGTCCGCGCAGGAAAGCGCGGCGCTGCTGCACGAGGCCGGGGCCAGGGTCCGGCTGCTGGCCCGGGCCAGGGATCTGGTGTTCGGAGCGGGGCCGACGCCGGGGCCGCACTGGCAGCCGGACACCCCGCTGGGCCGGTCCTGGGCGCTGTACGCGGTCGTCCATCAGGCAGCGGCCTTCCGCTTCCTGCCCGAGGCCACCCGGCTGCGGCTGGTGCGGCGGGTACTGGGGCCGTTCGGCTCCTGGTGGCTCAAGCCCCGCCTCGACGGGGTCGTCCCTATGAGGTTGGGGGAGCGGATCACCGGCGCGAGGCGGGACGGCGACGGCGTCACCCTCACCACCCGGGGCGGCGACGGGCGTACCCACACGATGGAGACCGGGCACGTCCTGACCGCGACCGGCTACCGGGTCAGCCTGGACGCGCTGGACTTCGTCGCTCCTGAGCTGCGGGCCGAGCTGGCGCGTACGGGAGGGTTCCCACGTCTCGACGCAGGGCTGCAGTCGTCTGTGCCCGGTCTGTACTTCACCGGTATCCAGGCGGCGGCGACCTTCGGTCCGCTGATGCGCTTCACCTGCGGCACCCAGTTCGCGGCACCGCGGCTGGCGGCTGCTTTGGCGGCGCGCCTCTGA